The proteins below are encoded in one region of Flavobacterium sp. GSB-24:
- a CDS encoding DUF3945 domain-containing protein, translating into MKDQDVNEIEVKGVTRPLQVNDPVAYVKDNVHYQGKIKEFDKDGNTELQIYNSKDVKSLIVPKGEKIEPLFILDKDQKMVYLKFTYDDVKSALSNKSDVKVNFAENKNYIFNLMLGNKTDVISIEKNIDGTLKPTEGRLQMKRMEESKLPYVHADVKFKELNLERPIYGKVLGAEQKQKLQKTGELGLVQGFKSGEGKEFNLWVSLDKGLNKVVTARENDIYIGKIFGVTPNEKQLQELKSGNGTIIEIKGKNYFIQPSAASSKADGIKSYTEEKAKELKLIQEAKEEKKNEKSKGVKLK; encoded by the coding sequence ATGAAAGATCAAGATGTAAATGAAATCGAAGTAAAAGGAGTAACAAGACCGCTTCAGGTAAATGACCCAGTAGCATATGTAAAAGACAATGTACACTATCAGGGTAAGATTAAAGAATTTGATAAAGATGGAAACACAGAACTTCAAATTTATAATTCAAAAGATGTGAAGTCTCTGATAGTTCCAAAAGGTGAAAAAATTGAACCACTCTTTATTTTAGATAAAGACCAGAAAATGGTTTACTTAAAATTTACTTATGATGATGTAAAATCGGCTTTAAGTAATAAATCAGATGTTAAGGTAAATTTTGCAGAAAATAAAAATTACATTTTTAATCTGATGTTGGGAAATAAGACAGATGTAATTTCAATAGAAAAAAACATTGATGGTACTTTAAAACCTACCGAAGGGAGATTACAAATGAAAAGAATGGAAGAAAGCAAACTTCCATATGTACATGCTGATGTAAAATTTAAAGAGCTGAATCTTGAAAGACCAATTTACGGGAAAGTTTTAGGTGCTGAGCAAAAACAGAAATTACAAAAAACAGGTGAATTAGGATTAGTGCAAGGTTTTAAATCTGGTGAAGGCAAAGAATTTAATTTATGGGTTTCACTTGATAAAGGTTTAAATAAAGTTGTTACTGCAAGAGAAAACGATATTTACATTGGTAAGATTTTCGGAGTAACGCCAAATGAAAAACAGCTTCAAGAACTTAAATCCGGAAATGGAACAATCATTGAAATAAAAGGAAAAAATTATTTTATTCAGCCTTCGGCTGCATCTTCTAAAGCAGATGGTATTAAAAGTTATACTGAGGAAAAAGCAAAAGAATTAAAATTAATTCAGGAAGCCAAAGAAGAAAAAAAAAATGAAAAATCAAAGGGCGTAAAATTGAAATAG
- a CDS encoding TraM recognition domain-containing protein, whose translation MDDKNQFEKYKGLGMLLAMIFLLLDIYYFNYKFFHGVGLHHGLFDTIIKFFLKMGFLKSPFYPKLGVLLMSIFFVMFDNGKKNVDIEKNEAIIFGISTTVLFLCTSLLIFMYRNVFLYTILVLGSYALVIKSYHALHRLFDNTLIKDRYNKVNKIFPQNTELLVNPMSVNIPFTFVKAYDKKMQPIMEQGYINFVSPERATLVLGKPGSGKSYSFNEEFIRQWILKGFAFINYDYKFPTLTNFAYYYFLKHQSSYEKYDNKGRFACINISDPRYSDRCNPIHRRLLKSKQEAMDAVYTIYYNLDKKSAQKQDFFQMSAMSLTVAALWFLREYKGGIYCSFPHLIELIQQPDEKLLTILDSYPDLRYFTSSFSDALAKESFEQLSGQTASARIPLGKCATDEMFWVMTDPDNTGVNLKVNLPEEVTILNIANNPETQKTNAPALGLYLSQSAKLINDHGRVPCAYHVDEFPTTYIHGLNTLIATARSNKVCTVLSAQDYTQLILEYGKEYADSIFNTIDNIVVGKVAIDTAKKMSEAIGKINYTTQSISINQDNTSTSFNTQRDYIVPPEDISQLSQGEFCGVVSDNFKQKIELKAFRGDVNPPKDDMSNVKYPMVYPNLTSEDLRDNVRLIQTQINELVAEEMLRIEDERQNAIEAEADNVRSSLEQDNILPFQNNGQEEEMIFNHNEVIENEEIGNYDFDHVEEKILFEEESDDDDDDQEYEKNRMKDFLSTIPNINDLKKKE comes from the coding sequence ATGGATGATAAAAATCAATTTGAAAAGTATAAAGGCTTAGGAATGTTATTGGCAATGATATTCCTTTTGCTTGATATCTATTATTTTAACTACAAGTTTTTTCATGGAGTTGGACTACATCACGGTCTTTTTGATACTATTATTAAATTTTTCCTTAAAATGGGTTTTCTAAAAAGTCCATTTTATCCAAAACTAGGCGTTTTATTAATGAGTATTTTTTTTGTGATGTTTGACAATGGAAAAAAGAATGTTGATATTGAAAAAAATGAAGCTATCATTTTTGGAATCAGCACAACTGTACTTTTCTTATGTACATCACTTTTAATTTTTATGTATAGAAATGTTTTTTTATATACTATACTGGTTTTAGGTTCGTATGCACTTGTAATTAAAAGCTATCACGCACTGCACAGACTTTTTGACAATACACTTATCAAAGACAGATACAATAAAGTAAATAAAATATTTCCTCAAAACACCGAGCTTCTTGTAAATCCCATGAGTGTTAATATTCCATTTACATTTGTAAAAGCTTATGATAAGAAGATGCAACCTATAATGGAACAAGGTTATATAAATTTTGTTTCTCCGGAAAGAGCAACACTTGTATTAGGTAAACCAGGTTCCGGAAAATCATATTCATTTAATGAGGAATTTATCAGACAATGGATTCTAAAAGGTTTTGCTTTTATAAATTATGATTATAAGTTTCCAACTCTGACTAACTTCGCTTATTATTATTTTTTAAAACATCAATCTTCCTATGAAAAATATGATAATAAGGGAAGATTTGCCTGTATAAATATTTCTGACCCACGATATTCAGACAGATGTAATCCAATTCATAGAAGATTATTAAAAAGTAAGCAGGAAGCAATGGATGCTGTTTATACTATCTATTACAATCTTGATAAAAAAAGTGCGCAGAAACAGGATTTCTTTCAAATGTCGGCAATGTCTTTGACAGTTGCCGCATTGTGGTTTTTAAGAGAGTACAAAGGAGGTATTTATTGTTCATTTCCACACCTTATAGAGTTAATTCAGCAACCTGATGAAAAGCTTTTAACTATATTAGACAGCTATCCTGATCTTAGATATTTTACATCATCATTTTCTGATGCATTAGCGAAGGAATCTTTTGAGCAGTTAAGCGGACAGACAGCTTCGGCAAGAATCCCATTAGGAAAATGTGCAACAGATGAAATGTTTTGGGTAATGACTGACCCTGATAATACGGGAGTAAATTTAAAAGTAAATCTGCCGGAAGAAGTAACAATTTTGAATATTGCAAATAATCCGGAAACTCAAAAAACAAATGCACCGGCTCTTGGCTTATACCTCAGTCAAAGTGCAAAATTAATTAATGACCACGGCCGAGTGCCATGCGCTTATCATGTCGATGAATTTCCGACAACATATATTCACGGTTTAAATACATTAATTGCGACAGCTCGTAGTAACAAAGTCTGTACTGTTTTATCTGCTCAAGATTATACTCAATTAATCTTAGAATATGGTAAAGAATATGCAGATTCAATTTTTAATACCATTGATAATATTGTAGTTGGAAAAGTAGCTATTGATACAGCTAAAAAAATGTCTGAAGCAATTGGAAAAATAAATTATACTACCCAATCTATATCTATTAATCAGGATAACACTTCAACAAGCTTTAATACTCAAAGAGATTATATAGTCCCACCGGAAGATATTTCTCAATTATCTCAAGGAGAGTTCTGCGGAGTTGTTTCAGATAATTTTAAACAAAAGATTGAATTAAAAGCTTTTCGAGGTGATGTTAATCCCCCTAAAGACGACATGAGCAATGTTAAGTACCCTATGGTTTATCCAAATTTAACATCTGAAGACCTGAGAGATAATGTTCGTCTTATTCAAACTCAGATAAATGAACTAGTGGCAGAAGAAATGCTGCGCATTGAAGATGAAAGACAAAATGCAATCGAAGCAGAAGCTGATAATGTAAGATCAAGCCTGGAACAAGATAATATTTTACCATTTCAAAATAATGGACAAGAGGAAGAAATGATTTTTAATCATAATGAAGTAATTGAAAATGAAGAAATAGGGAATTATGATTTTGATCATGTTGAAGAAAAAATATTATTTGAGGAAGAATCTGACGATGATGATGATGATCAGGAATATGAAAAAAACAGAATGAAAGACTTTTTATCCACTATACCAAACATTAATGATTTGAAAAAGAAAGAATAA
- a CDS encoding type II toxin-antitoxin system RelE/ParE family toxin translates to MIKTFKNKALKQLWNDGNSSKINNAHLSRVEKVLTIIDALEEVPDDLSFYTFLRPHELKGKLKGVWSLDISGNYRITFRFENKNAYDLDYLDTH, encoded by the coding sequence ATGATTAAAACATTTAAAAACAAAGCATTAAAACAGCTTTGGAACGACGGTAACAGCAGTAAAATTAATAATGCACACCTTTCAAGGGTAGAAAAGGTTTTAACCATTATTGATGCTTTAGAAGAAGTTCCTGATGATTTATCATTCTATACCTTTCTTAGACCACATGAACTTAAGGGGAAATTAAAAGGGGTTTGGAGTCTTGATATTTCAGGGAATTACAGAATTACATTTAGATTTGAAAACAAAAATGCTTACGATTTAGATTATTTAGATACTCATTAG